From Arachis stenosperma cultivar V10309 chromosome 2, arast.V10309.gnm1.PFL2, whole genome shotgun sequence, one genomic window encodes:
- the LOC130961959 gene encoding uncharacterized protein LOC130961959 → MKTLCFEDDNKEGTETKSYLDNKRRDRKEAPRLGDQYQAEIPSLVTEPRICQPVKISRDSDKTEAVSLKLRIPLTRPHCKLKSSFEILKSVTTPRGSSLLPGLLSAPSWTDVERNSFLLGLYAFGKNLNTVKRFVGSKSMGEILSFYYGKFHRSEGYCRWSKCRKWRSNRRIYGQKIFIGWRQQELVSRLSSQVSKECQITVVELTGKFAEGKMRFQDYLFALKDAVGIDQLVAAVGVGKGKKDLTISKKTQIKHNNSVKQKIQKVKNCISSTDIVKLLKGGDLKLNKARSNDLFWEDVWPRLVAKGWHSEQYKDGTVSGSKQSLVFLTPGIKKFSRAKLQKDNHYFDSISDVLKKVASDPRLLEMEAQANEKSVAKKKLKQEKQVLDGNSKKHQISHPRIHSSKRQDPMKFTIVDTTIVSDSDKHKGRKPRISTFRTLTMSTISSHSSGSEQGASHSQEIEDQAEQTSSSNLVKESSDKRVKIESPDYTVNNYEEQEPSKEINKYRFVQNVISDCSKYSRPIVKKPKLAMANHGEYSDCTVSTSVDKKLDSNESSSQSYGESESIPDMINEGSDIENQRVREVPGEETKIKTKMLLDLNLPLIEPDLEVEIEVPSSMIIQQNNDNQCENVPCFPSEVTQINEIEEFSEGHEEQKPIIVNRRQSTRNRPLTRKALEALESRFINSKRKRKNLESSQNNSKSQGGDDSIDNPMPYIGVEKENVIKEYSSSINLGKEDIYDM, encoded by the exons AAGAAGCTCCTCGACTCGGAGATCAGTACCAGGCTGAGATTCCATCATTAGTAACAGAGCCTCGTATTTGTCAGCCAGTGAAGATTTCAAGAGATTCGGATAAGACAGAAGCTGTTTCATTGAAGCTAAGAATTCCTCTTACAAGGCCACATTGTAAACTTAAAAGCAGTTTTGAGATTTTAAAATCTGTCACTACTCCAAGGGGCTCAAGTCTTCTACCCGGCTTGCTGAGTGCTCCATCTTGGACAGACGTTGAACGCAACAGTTTTCTCCTAGGCCTTTATGCCTTTGGGAAGAATCTTAATACTGTGAAGAGATTTGTTGGGAGCAAAAGTATGGGGGAAATACTCTCTTTCTATTATGGAAAGTTTCATAGGTCCGAAGGATATTGCCGATGGTCGAAGTGCCGGAAGTGGAGATCTAACCGGCGTATATATGGCCAGAAAATATTCATAGGATGGAGGCAACAAGAGCTGGTATCGCGATTATCTTCCCAGGTGTCAAAGGAATGTCAGATCACTGTGGTTGAG CTTACAGGGAAATTTGCTGAGGGTAAGATGCGATTTCAAGACTATCTTTTTGCTTTGAAGGATGCCGTTGGAATTGACCAGCTTGTAGCGGCCGTAGGTGTTGGCAAAGGAAAAAAAGATCTCACCATTTCCAAGAAAACACAAATCAAGCACAACAATTCTGTTAAACAGAAAATACAGAAGGTGAAAAACTGTATTTCATCCACAGACATAGTTAAACTTCTCAAAGGAGGAGATCTAAAACTTAACAAAGCTCGATCCAACGATCTCTTTTGGGAAGATGTTTGGCCTCGTCTTGTAGCAAAAGGATGGCACTCTGAACAATACAAGGATGGTACTGTTTCTGGTTCGAAGCAATCTTTGGTTTTTCTTACTCCTGGTATCAAGAAATTTTCAAGGGCAAAACTTCAAAAAGATAACCACTACTTTGATTCCATAAGTGATGTGTTGAAGAAAGTAGCGTCTGATCCAAGGCTTCTTGAGATGGAAGCTCAAGCAAACGAGAAGAGTGTAgctaagaaaaaattaaaacaggAAAAGCAAGTCTTAGATGGGAACTCAAAGAAGCATCAAATTTCACATCCTCGAATTCATAGCTCAAAGCGTCAAGATCCAATGAAATTCACAATTGTAGACACCACCATAGTTTCTGATTCGGATAAGCATAAGGGGAGAAAACCAAGAATCTCAACTTTTCGAACCTTGACTATGTCTACCATCTCTAGCCACTCCAGTGGATCCGAACAAGGTGCATCTCATTCTCAAGAGATTGAAGATCAAGCCGAACAAACTAGCTCTTCAAACCTAGTCAAAGAATCCTCTGATAAAAGGGTGAAAATAGAGTCACCTGATTATACAGTCAACAACTACGAAGAACAAGAGCCTTCAAAGGAGATCAACAAGTACAGATTTGTCCAAAATGTGATATCAGATTGCTCAAAATATTCGCGTCCTATAGTGAAAAAGCCAAAGTTAGCAATGGCTAACCATGGAGAGTATAGCGATTGTACCGTAAGTACTTCTgtagataagaagttagattcTAACGAGTCCTCGTCACAATCGTATGGAGAATCGGAGAGCATTCCAGACATGATCAACGAAGGCAGTGATATTGAAAACCAGAGAGTTAGAGAAGTTCCTGGAGAAGAAACCAAAATCAAAACCAAGATGCTACTTGACTTGAATCTTCCTCTCATTGAACCTGATTTAGAAGTTGAAATTGAAGTTCCATCATCTATGATCATACAACAAAACAATGATAACCAATGTGAAAATGTACCTTGCTTTCCATCTGAGGTAACTCAAATCAATGAGATAGAAGAGTTTTCTGAGGGCCACGAAGAGCAGAAACCAATCATTGTCAACAGGCGCCAGAGTACAAGGAATCGACCGTTGACTAGAAAAGCATTGGAAGCTCTGGAGTCCCGGTTTATCAActctaagaggaagagaaaaaaCTTGGAATCTTCACAGAATAACTCAAAGTCTCAAGGTGGTGATGATAGCATTGACAATCCTATGCCTTACATAGGAGTAGAGAAGGAAAATGTGATCAAGGAATATAGCAGTAGCAT